The following are from one region of the Hymenobacter sp. YIM 151858-1 genome:
- a CDS encoding YciE/YciF ferroxidase family protein produces MAFFEGKLNSLEDLFAEQLKDLYSAETQLVKALPMMAQEANDPRLRQAFEMHLQETQNQVARLEQIGRGLNLDLGGHTCKAMQGLVAEGKETLSENATHEVKDAALIAASQRIEHYEISGYGTARHFAERLGHTEAASLLSQTLQEEQLTDTKLNDLAKGYINQRAM; encoded by the coding sequence ATGGCATTCTTTGAAGGCAAACTGAACTCGCTCGAAGACCTGTTCGCCGAGCAACTGAAAGACTTGTACAGCGCCGAAACGCAGCTGGTGAAAGCCCTGCCGATGATGGCCCAGGAAGCCAACGACCCGCGCTTGCGCCAGGCATTCGAAATGCACCTGCAGGAAACCCAAAACCAGGTTGCCCGCCTGGAGCAGATCGGCCGCGGCCTTAACCTCGACCTAGGTGGCCACACCTGCAAAGCCATGCAGGGGCTGGTAGCCGAAGGCAAGGAAACCCTGAGCGAAAACGCTACCCACGAGGTAAAAGACGCCGCCCTGATTGCCGCTTCGCAGCGCATCGAGCACTACGAAATTTCGGGCTACGGCACCGCCCGCCACTTTGCCGAGCGCCTGGGCCACACCGAGGCCGCCTCGCTGCTCTCGCAAACCCTGCAAGAGGAGCAACTCACTGACACCAAGCTGAATGACCTGGCCAAAGGCTATATCAACCAGCGCGCTATGTAA
- a CDS encoding TolC family protein yields MLRFVFPVAISLLLPELAQAQRPATPVPNPGPQTAQPRTVAPGPALSLQEAISIGLENNYGIRIAQRDEQIARNNVTRGNAGQLPTVNGNFTRNYTINNVRQEASNRPEPSVAQGARSNQLNGNVALTWTVFDGLGMFIAYDRLRTLEAQQQQVTRATVEQTVADITDAYFAVVREAGKIRAFEEALKIGQARIDLTQAQVNVGVAAKVELLTAQVDFNADRSALIQQQELLATAKVNLNNLLSRTPETDFSPADSIVVSNTLVRETVLQGIQQRNTQLQQARLGVDIANFDRRLVAASRLPQVNLTSGYGLNRNVNGAAFFGGNLITNTGRTQGFNYGVVASVPIFDGFNRRRLEQNARIAIEQSKLRLDQTQLNVTSAAEQAYLQYQNRLQLLQLEEDNIRLARQNVAIALERYRLGLLTPLALREAQRNQLNAEARLLDARFNAKQAETVLRQLSGELVQEGR; encoded by the coding sequence GTGCTTCGTTTCGTATTCCCCGTCGCAATATCGTTGCTGCTGCCGGAGCTGGCCCAGGCCCAGCGGCCTGCCACACCGGTACCCAACCCCGGCCCGCAAACGGCGCAGCCCCGCACGGTGGCGCCGGGCCCGGCGTTGTCGCTGCAGGAGGCCATCAGCATTGGGCTCGAAAACAACTACGGTATCCGGATTGCGCAGCGCGACGAGCAGATTGCGCGCAACAACGTAACGCGGGGCAACGCGGGGCAGCTGCCCACCGTCAACGGCAACTTTACGCGCAACTACACCATCAACAACGTGCGGCAGGAGGCCTCGAACCGGCCCGAGCCGAGCGTAGCCCAGGGTGCCCGCTCCAACCAGCTGAACGGCAACGTGGCCCTTACCTGGACGGTGTTCGACGGCCTGGGCATGTTTATCGCCTACGACCGGCTGCGCACCCTGGAGGCCCAGCAGCAGCAGGTTACGCGCGCTACCGTGGAGCAAACCGTGGCCGATATCACCGATGCGTACTTTGCCGTGGTGCGCGAGGCGGGCAAAATCCGGGCGTTTGAGGAAGCCCTGAAAATCGGGCAGGCGCGCATTGATCTGACGCAGGCGCAGGTGAACGTGGGCGTGGCGGCCAAAGTGGAGCTGCTTACGGCGCAGGTCGATTTCAACGCCGACCGCTCGGCCCTGATTCAGCAGCAGGAGTTGCTGGCCACGGCCAAGGTAAACCTGAACAACCTGCTCAGCCGCACCCCCGAAACCGACTTCAGCCCCGCCGACTCGATTGTGGTGAGCAACACTTTGGTGCGCGAAACCGTGCTGCAAGGCATTCAGCAGCGCAACACGCAGCTGCAGCAGGCCCGCCTGGGTGTGGATATTGCCAACTTCGACCGGCGGCTGGTGGCGGCCTCGCGCCTGCCGCAGGTAAACCTGACGAGCGGCTACGGCCTGAACCGCAACGTAAACGGCGCGGCCTTTTTCGGGGGCAACCTCATTACCAACACCGGCCGCACGCAGGGCTTCAACTACGGCGTGGTGGCCTCGGTGCCCATTTTCGACGGCTTCAACCGCCGCCGCCTCGAGCAAAACGCCCGCATTGCCATCGAGCAAAGCAAGCTGCGCCTCGACCAAACGCAGCTGAACGTAACCTCGGCGGCCGAGCAGGCCTACCTGCAGTACCAAAACCGCCTGCAGCTGCTGCAGCTCGAAGAAGACAACATTCGGCTGGCCCGCCAGAACGTGGCCATTGCCCTGGAGCGCTACCGCCTGGGCCTGCTCACGCCGCTGGCCCTGCGCGAAGCCCAGCGCAACCAGCTAAATGCCGAGGCCCGCTTGCTCGATGCGCGCTTCAACGCCAAGCAAGCCGAAACCGTGCTGCGCCAGCTCAGCGGCGAGCTGGTGCAGGAAGGACGGTAA
- the xseA gene encoding exodeoxyribonuclease VII large subunit gives MALRSSRRTVAPQLALAPVPLAELLRRVRDVLSLAFDDAYWVTAEIAELTLPRFGAGHCYLTLTDPAAAGLGGAEVRTQVRATIWRNRYEVLGPHFEQQTGQPLRAGMRVLARCQVRFHEQYGLSLDIIALDASYTVGDLARQRAETIAKLEARDLLQRNKRLSLALAPQRLAVISSATAAGWQDFVRQLEEAPYAFSVALFPAAMQGQEAPASILGALEQIRRQRRHFDAVVIIRGGGSRTDLLCFDDYGLAAGIGAFPLPVLTGIGHDRDEAVADLTAHTALKTPTAVAIFLVERLARLEAALDGYGVRIHELCTQQLGHYSAGLQRLARQVVQLSQGRIGQEQTTLRQRLRRATEAPREALQREARQLTQQQQHLRRAALQAADRQRRHVRHLGRLVLRRFRQLHQRRREALLRQRYQLEVAAVRATARHALALAAAITRHAAHDPQHLGRRGYLRADSLQPITPTTPAGTLLLLQLPEGPLPVQVVDLAATSDPLSL, from the coding sequence ATGGCTCTTCGTAGTTCCCGCCGTACCGTTGCCCCGCAGCTTGCGCTGGCGCCCGTGCCCCTGGCCGAGCTGCTGCGCCGCGTGCGCGATGTTTTGTCGCTGGCTTTCGACGATGCCTACTGGGTGACGGCCGAAATAGCCGAGCTTACCTTGCCGCGCTTTGGCGCCGGCCATTGCTACCTCACCCTCACCGACCCCGCGGCCGCCGGCCTGGGCGGCGCCGAGGTGCGCACGCAGGTGCGGGCCACCATCTGGCGCAACCGCTACGAGGTGCTGGGCCCCCACTTCGAGCAGCAAACCGGGCAGCCGCTCCGCGCGGGCATGCGCGTGCTGGCCCGCTGCCAGGTGCGGTTTCACGAGCAGTACGGCCTGAGCCTCGATATCATTGCCCTCGACGCCTCCTACACCGTGGGCGACCTGGCCCGGCAGCGCGCCGAAACCATTGCCAAGCTCGAAGCGCGCGATTTGCTGCAGCGCAACAAGCGCCTTTCGTTGGCGCTGGCGCCGCAGCGCCTGGCCGTAATCTCGTCGGCTACGGCCGCGGGCTGGCAGGACTTTGTGCGCCAGCTGGAGGAGGCACCCTATGCCTTTAGCGTGGCGCTGTTTCCGGCGGCCATGCAAGGGCAGGAGGCCCCGGCCAGCATCCTGGGGGCGCTGGAGCAAATCCGGCGGCAGCGCCGCCATTTCGATGCTGTCGTCATCATTCGGGGCGGTGGCTCGCGCACCGATTTGCTGTGCTTCGACGACTACGGGCTGGCGGCGGGCATCGGCGCGTTTCCGCTGCCCGTGCTCACCGGCATCGGCCACGACCGCGACGAAGCCGTGGCCGACCTCACGGCCCACACCGCCCTGAAAACGCCCACCGCTGTGGCCATATTTCTGGTGGAGCGGCTGGCCCGCCTCGAGGCCGCCCTCGATGGCTACGGCGTGCGCATTCATGAGCTGTGCACCCAGCAGCTGGGCCACTACAGCGCGGGGCTGCAGCGCCTAGCTCGGCAGGTGGTGCAGCTTAGCCAGGGGCGCATCGGCCAGGAGCAAACCACCTTGCGGCAGCGCCTGCGCCGCGCCACCGAGGCTCCCCGCGAGGCCCTGCAGCGAGAAGCCCGGCAGCTAACCCAGCAGCAGCAACACCTGCGCCGCGCGGCCCTGCAGGCCGCCGACCGCCAGCGCCGGCACGTGCGCCACCTAGGCCGGCTGGTGCTGCGCCGCTTCCGGCAGCTGCACCAGCGCCGCCGCGAGGCCTTGCTGCGGCAGCGCTACCAGCTTGAGGTTGCCGCCGTGCGCGCCACCGCCCGCCACGCCCTGGCCCTGGCTGCCGCCATTACCCGCCACGCCGCCCACGATCCGCAGCACCTGGGGCGGCGCGGCTACCTGCGCGCCGACAGCCTGCAGCCCATTACGCCCACCACGCCCGCCGGCACCCTGCTGCTGCTGCAATTGCCCGAAGGCCCCTTGCCGGTGCAGGTGGTCGATCTGGCTGCTACTTCCGATCCGCTTTCCCTCTAG
- a CDS encoding efflux RND transporter periplasmic adaptor subunit, with product MPQIEPLTDSANVHNAYDPEPRRGGAWRWWLLAVAVVAALAFVKMKFFPSPTAEGGKGGGAGKGGPGAAGGGKGGPGGRGGAVPAQVYVVQPTRLTDAVAATGSVLADEQVTIRSEINGRITSLNFREGQPVSKGQLLLTINADEIQAQLQKLRYNIKLFSDQEKRQRTLLEKEFISQQEYEQANNQLLTARADLQALQAQLAKAYVRAPFSGIAGLRSVSQGAYVSPNTPITTVSRITPVKVDFAVPGRYANAVKAGDEVEVLDEANGKKYLARVYAINPQIDPVSRTLSVRATYPNTKQELRPGAFVRVNLQIGQVEEAIQVPTEAVTPEASGYRVFKVVGGKAQPQPVKIGIRSEKLIQVTEGLGAGDTIMRTGILQVKPGDKIKVQK from the coding sequence ATGCCACAAATTGAGCCGCTAACCGACTCCGCGAACGTGCACAACGCGTACGACCCCGAACCCCGCCGCGGCGGGGCGTGGCGTTGGTGGCTGCTGGCCGTGGCCGTGGTAGCCGCGCTGGCGTTTGTTAAGATGAAGTTTTTCCCCTCGCCTACCGCCGAGGGCGGCAAAGGAGGCGGCGCGGGCAAAGGCGGCCCCGGCGCAGCCGGTGGCGGCAAGGGCGGGCCGGGCGGCCGCGGCGGTGCCGTGCCGGCGCAGGTGTACGTGGTGCAGCCCACGCGCCTCACCGATGCCGTAGCCGCCACGGGCTCGGTGCTGGCCGACGAGCAGGTGACGATTCGCAGCGAAATCAACGGGCGCATTACCAGCCTCAACTTTCGGGAGGGGCAGCCCGTGAGCAAAGGCCAGCTGCTGCTTACCATCAACGCCGACGAAATACAGGCCCAGCTGCAAAAGCTGCGCTACAACATCAAGCTGTTCAGCGACCAGGAAAAGCGCCAGCGCACCCTGCTCGAAAAAGAGTTTATCAGCCAGCAGGAGTACGAGCAGGCCAACAACCAGCTGCTCACGGCCCGCGCCGATTTGCAGGCCCTGCAGGCCCAGCTGGCCAAGGCCTACGTGCGGGCCCCGTTCAGCGGCATTGCCGGGCTGCGCTCGGTGTCGCAGGGCGCTTACGTGTCGCCCAACACGCCGATTACCACGGTGTCGCGCATTACGCCGGTTAAGGTAGACTTTGCCGTGCCGGGCCGCTACGCCAATGCCGTGAAGGCCGGCGACGAGGTGGAGGTGCTCGACGAAGCCAACGGCAAAAAATACCTGGCCCGGGTGTACGCCATCAACCCGCAAATCGACCCGGTTTCGCGCACGCTCTCGGTGCGGGCTACCTACCCCAACACCAAGCAGGAGCTGCGCCCCGGCGCGTTTGTGCGCGTCAATCTGCAGATCGGGCAGGTGGAGGAAGCCATTCAGGTGCCCACCGAGGCCGTTACGCCCGAGGCCAGCGGCTACCGCGTATTTAAGGTAGTAGGCGGCAAGGCCCAGCCCCAGCCCGTAAAAATCGGCATCCGCTCCGAAAAGCTGATTCAGGTAACCGAGGGCCTAGGTGCCGGCGACACCATTATGCGCACCGGCATCCTGCAGGTGAAGCCGGGGGATAAGATTAAGGTGCAGAAGTAA
- the xseB gene encoding exodeoxyribonuclease VII small subunit: protein MPTPDATSPDRTYRDAIAELETLLRRLETENVDVDDLTANAQRAAELIRFCKQRLRTAEATLDRVFDALDDEDDEPATTAADDDAL from the coding sequence ATGCCTACCCCCGACGCTACCTCGCCCGACCGTACCTACCGCGACGCCATTGCCGAGCTCGAAACGCTGCTCCGCCGCCTCGAAACCGAGAACGTAGACGTCGACGACCTTACCGCCAACGCCCAGCGTGCCGCCGAGCTGATCCGCTTTTGCAAGCAACGCCTGCGCACCGCCGAGGCCACCCTCGACCGCGTGTTCGACGCCCTCGACGACGAAGACGACGAGCCCGCCACCACCGCCGCCGACGACGATGCCTTGTAG
- a CDS encoding efflux RND transporter permease subunit, with amino-acid sequence MSLSSTSISRPVLAIVMSLVIVLFGVIGYRYLSVREYPSVDPPIITVSSNYTGASADVIQSQVTEPLEEALNGIAGIKNLTSTSRDGRSTITVEFDLETDLEAAANDVRDKVSGAAGRLPRDMDPATVSKANADSQPIVMTYLSSDKRSLLELTDYANNTLKERLQTIPGVSEVRVYGERKYSMRLWLDPVRLTALRVSPVEVQQALARENVELPSGAVQGANTQLTLRTMGRLSSEKDFNNLILRRDSTSLIRMSDVGYAELYPENDQTIFRVNGVPMVGMAVIPQPGSNQIEIADEFNKRLEQYRGDLPQDLKLSPGFDNSIFIRNSLAEVRKTIFEAFVLVVVIIFLFLRDWRSTLIPVVAIPVSLVGIFFVMYLLNFSINVLTMLGIVLAIGLVVDDAIVVLENIYARIEAGESPMEAAQKGSAEIFFAIVSTTVVLAAVFLPVVFLEGITGRLFREFGIVVAGSVLISAFVSLTLTPMMCSRLLKHQDKPNWFYRKTEPFFEKLTNGYRSSLESFLAARHWAWVVVLATLGGSYYFFQTIPSELAPVEDRSRINVNATGPEGASFEFMDQYMAKLTKVVLDSTGQNLSSVFTVTSPGFGGGGGTNSGIARVLLVDADKREATQQQLNDVLSAGVKQISEARTSVSQDQSIGSGGGGGLPVQFVVQTQDFEKLRTAVPKFLEAARQDPTFQFVDVNLKFNKPELRVIIDREKAQTLGVSVQDISQVLQAGLSGQRYGYFIREGKQYQIIGQVARENRNQPLDVRLLTVKNRQGQLVQLDNVIRLEESSTPPQLFRFNRYNSATVSASLAKGKTLGDGIAAMRRIAQENLDETFSTELSGASRDFEESSSSLLFAFGLALLLIYLTLAAQFESFKDPAIIMVTVPLALAGALLSLWYFNQSLNIFSQIGVIMLIGLVTKNGILIVEFANQRAEQGVHYMEALVEASATRFRPILMTSLCAILGILPIALATGAGALSRRAMGIGVVGGLLFSTILTLYIVPVMYSYFATAKNRKAHVQPQEEAQVPDKPVQEPAVA; translated from the coding sequence ATGAGTTTATCATCCACCAGTATTAGCCGGCCGGTACTCGCCATTGTGATGAGTCTGGTTATCGTGCTGTTCGGCGTAATCGGGTACCGCTACCTCTCGGTGCGCGAGTACCCGAGCGTCGATCCGCCGATTATCACCGTGTCCTCGAACTACACCGGGGCCTCGGCCGACGTGATTCAGTCGCAGGTGACGGAGCCGCTCGAAGAAGCCCTGAACGGCATTGCGGGCATTAAAAACCTGACCTCGACCTCGCGCGACGGCCGCTCGACGATTACCGTAGAGTTCGACCTGGAAACCGACCTGGAGGCCGCCGCCAACGACGTGCGCGACAAGGTATCGGGGGCGGCGGGCCGCCTGCCGCGCGACATGGACCCGGCCACCGTGAGCAAGGCCAACGCCGACTCGCAGCCGATTGTGATGACCTACCTCAGCTCCGACAAGCGCAGCCTGCTGGAGCTGACCGACTACGCCAACAACACCCTGAAGGAGCGCCTCCAGACGATTCCGGGCGTATCGGAAGTGCGCGTGTACGGCGAGCGGAAATACTCCATGCGCCTGTGGCTCGATCCGGTGCGCCTTACCGCGCTGCGCGTGAGCCCCGTGGAGGTGCAGCAGGCCCTGGCCCGCGAAAACGTGGAGCTGCCCTCGGGCGCGGTGCAGGGCGCCAACACCCAGCTCACGCTGCGCACCATGGGCCGGCTGTCGTCGGAAAAGGATTTCAACAACCTGATTTTGCGCCGCGACTCCACTTCGCTTATTCGCATGTCGGATGTGGGCTACGCCGAGCTGTACCCCGAAAACGACCAGACCATCTTCCGGGTGAACGGCGTGCCGATGGTGGGCATGGCCGTGATTCCGCAGCCGGGCTCCAATCAGATTGAAATTGCCGACGAGTTTAACAAGCGCCTCGAGCAATACCGCGGCGACCTGCCCCAGGACCTGAAGCTGAGCCCCGGCTTCGACAACTCCATCTTCATCCGCAACTCGCTGGCCGAGGTGCGCAAAACCATCTTCGAGGCCTTTGTGCTGGTGGTGGTTATCATCTTCCTGTTCTTGCGCGACTGGCGCTCCACGCTCATTCCGGTGGTGGCCATTCCGGTGTCGTTGGTGGGTATCTTCTTCGTGATGTACCTACTCAACTTCTCCATCAACGTGCTGACGATGCTGGGCATCGTGCTGGCCATTGGCCTGGTGGTCGACGACGCCATTGTGGTGCTTGAGAACATCTACGCCCGCATCGAGGCGGGCGAGTCGCCGATGGAGGCCGCCCAGAAAGGCTCGGCCGAAATCTTCTTCGCCATCGTGTCGACCACGGTAGTACTGGCGGCGGTATTCTTGCCGGTGGTATTCCTGGAGGGCATCACGGGGCGCTTGTTCCGCGAGTTCGGCATTGTGGTGGCGGGCTCGGTGCTGATTTCGGCCTTCGTGTCGCTTACGCTCACGCCCATGATGTGCTCGCGCCTGCTGAAGCATCAGGACAAGCCCAACTGGTTTTACCGCAAAACCGAGCCTTTCTTCGAGAAGCTCACCAACGGCTACCGCAGCAGCCTCGAGTCCTTTCTGGCCGCACGCCATTGGGCCTGGGTGGTGGTGCTGGCTACCCTAGGTGGCTCGTACTACTTCTTCCAGACGATACCCTCGGAGCTGGCCCCGGTGGAAGACCGCAGCCGCATCAACGTAAACGCCACCGGCCCCGAGGGCGCTTCGTTCGAGTTCATGGATCAGTACATGGCCAAGCTCACGAAGGTGGTGCTCGACTCGACGGGCCAGAACCTGAGCAGCGTGTTTACGGTAACCTCGCCGGGCTTTGGCGGGGGCGGCGGCACCAACTCGGGCATTGCCCGCGTGCTGCTGGTGGATGCCGACAAGCGCGAAGCCACCCAGCAGCAGCTCAACGACGTGCTGAGCGCCGGCGTGAAGCAGATTTCCGAAGCCCGCACCTCCGTGTCGCAGGACCAAAGCATTGGCTCGGGCGGCGGCGGCGGTTTGCCGGTGCAGTTTGTGGTGCAAACCCAGGACTTCGAGAAGCTGCGCACGGCCGTGCCCAAGTTCCTCGAAGCGGCCCGCCAGGACCCTACCTTCCAGTTCGTGGACGTGAACCTGAAGTTCAACAAGCCCGAGCTGCGCGTTATCATCGACCGCGAAAAGGCGCAAACCCTAGGTGTGTCGGTGCAGGATATTTCGCAGGTGCTGCAGGCCGGCCTGAGCGGACAGCGCTACGGCTACTTTATCCGGGAGGGCAAGCAGTACCAGATTATCGGGCAGGTGGCGCGCGAAAACCGCAACCAACCCCTAGACGTGCGCCTGCTGACGGTGAAAAACCGCCAGGGCCAGCTGGTGCAGCTCGACAACGTGATTCGGCTGGAAGAAAGCAGCACGCCGCCGCAGCTGTTCCGCTTCAACCGCTACAACTCGGCCACGGTGTCGGCCTCGTTGGCCAAGGGCAAAACCCTGGGTGACGGCATTGCCGCCATGCGCCGCATTGCTCAGGAAAACCTCGACGAAACGTTCTCGACGGAGCTTTCGGGCGCCTCGCGCGACTTCGAAGAAAGCTCCTCCTCGCTGCTGTTTGCCTTCGGGCTGGCGCTGCTGCTGATTTACCTGACGCTGGCCGCGCAGTTCGAAAGCTTCAAGGACCCCGCCATCATCATGGTAACGGTGCCGCTGGCCTTGGCCGGGGCGCTGCTCAGCTTGTGGTACTTCAACCAGTCGCTCAACATCTTCTCGCAAATCGGCGTGATTATGCTGATCGGCCTGGTAACCAAAAACGGTATTCTGATCGTGGAATTCGCCAACCAGCGGGCCGAGCAGGGCGTGCACTACATGGAGGCGCTGGTAGAGGCTTCGGCTACGCGCTTCCGCCCCATTCTGATGACCTCGCTGTGCGCCATTCTGGGTATTCTGCCGATTGCGCTGGCTACGGGCGCGGGTGCCCTGAGCCGCCGTGCCATGGGTATTGGTGTGGTGGGCGGCCTGCTGTTCTCCACCATACTCACCTTGTACATTGTGCCGGTAATGTACTCGTACTTCGCTACGGCCAAAAACCGCAAAGCCCACGTGCAGCCCCAGGAAGAAGCCCAGGTGCCCGATAAGCCGGTGCAGGAGCCAGCCGTGGCGTAG